The following proteins come from a genomic window of Diadema setosum chromosome 20, eeDiaSeto1, whole genome shotgun sequence:
- the LOC140243271 gene encoding uncharacterized protein — MAANFKDKKCIACGEKSRALYNVKEKQMLCDRCAEKTDFVFKTVKEDKKWFCEKHAKAIKFYCGSHDLGICQSCAIVRHGQPCVLQDLDDIVTERKNALRELVVMATEKMDELRNREQHAKQQEVDATNHLMSVEREIGLFFEEKLRREDATLRREEDMIEQEAEEEISKVNEKKEQRLLQSRNKAKANREKIDKVQEELSISLTDIRNEYTRKFDHCHLQIKESQLAMRKVLGDIEAFLLSNRQLIEAGKDLVMSLNQAVGSANERKEEENPEGISSKVKTVQFMKNKEGKGYKGRVDWCGGKWELSDSIEIPEDVKFPMIAGCLNEEEVVISDKSHDNMQTYVTNVRTKKTEKAARNDNKTYIVSCTQLDDNTIVCGKRWERCSGPVLSKCISLYDRQWKILRHLDIPRHMQTDYAGAEVAVDVSGMLLACEAGQSNIYVIDSKSGKIERVITCKSGDNITMRGIMTCGKIIAICQFTHFLHATLLVIDRHGDQMEIEHSDPIWNAAIDPLTDDAYVVCYDTKSKRCFIDRMSYDGEAGVRELSLPLREGLDNRIKKFWHVGFSRLIFTSDGKLIWCDGRNIMIYKKKFRL, encoded by the coding sequence ATGGCAGCAAACTTCAAGGACAAGAAATGTATTGCCTGTGGAGAAAAATCCAGGGCGCTGTACAAcgtgaaagaaaagcaaatgttATGTGATCGATGTGCAGAAAAGACAGACTTCGTATTCAAGACTGTAAAGGAAGACAAGAAATGGTTTTGTGAAAAACACGCAAAAGCTATCAAATTCTATTGCGGTTCGCATGATCTGGGAATTTGCCAGTCCTGTGCAATCGTCCGACACGGACAGCCATGTGTCCTCCAAGACTTGGATGATATTGTCACTGAGAGAAAAAATGCTCTCAGAGAactggttgtcatggcaacagaaAAGATGGATGAACTGAGAAACCGTGAACAGCATGCCAAACAACAAGAAGTTGATGCGACCAATCACTTGATGTCAGTGGAAAGAGAAATAGGATTGTTCTTCGAAGAGAAGCTGCGTCGCGAGGACGCCACCTTGCGGCGAGAAGAAGACATGATAGAACaggaagcagaagaagaaatttCTAAAgttaatgagaaaaaagaacaacgaTTGCTACAGAGTCGTAATAAAGCAAAAGCAAATAGAGAGAAAATAGACAAAGTACAAGAAGAACTATCGATTTCACTTACAGACATACGTAATGAGTATACTAGAAAATTCGATCATTGTCACCTTCAAATTAAGGAGAGTCAGCTCGCCATGAGAAAAGTTTTGGGTGACATTGAAGCCTTTCTCCTCAGTAACAGACAACTGATCGAGGCAGGGAAAGATCTCGTAATGTCACTGAACCAGGCCGTTGGGTCAGCTAATgagaggaaggaggaggagaaccCTGAAGGCATCTCAAGCAAAGTGAAAACTgtccaattcatgaaaaataaggaaggcAAGGGTTACAAGGGGAGAGTCGATTGGTGTGGCGGGAAATGGGAACTTAGCGACTCAATTGAAATTCCAGAAGACGTAAAATTCCCTATGATAGCTGGGTGTCTCAACGAGGAGGAGGTGGTCATTTCAGACAAGTCTCATGACAACATGCAAACATATGTGACAAATGTCCGAACCAAAAAGACGGAGAAAGCGGCACGGAACGACAATAAAACATATATCGTTTCATGTACACAACTGGATGACAACACTATAGTCTGTGGCAAGCGTTGGGAAAGATGTTCAGGACCAGTCTTGAGCAAGTGCATCTCGCTGTACGACAGGCAGTGGAAAATCCTCAGACACCTGGACATACCAAGACACATGCAGACAGACTACGCCGGGGCAGAAGTTGCCGTCGATGTGAGTGGTATGCTCCTTGCTTGTGAGGCTGGTCAGTCAAATATCTACGTCATCGATTCGAAAAGTGGAAAGATTGAACGTGTCATCACATGTAAGTCTGGGGATAACATCACGATGCGTGGAATTATGACGTGCGGGAAGATCATTGCTATTTGTCAGTTCACACATTTCTTACATGCCACATTGTTGGTAATCGATCGTCATGGGGATCAGATGGAGATAGAACATAGTGATCCAATCTGGAATGCGGCTATCGATCCTCTGACCGATGACGCGTATGTTGTATGCTACGAtacaaaaagcaaaagatgtttCATTGATCGTATGTCTTACGACGGTGAGGCGGGAGTAAGAGAATTGTCCCTGCCACTAAGGGAGGGATTGGATAACAGAATAAAAAAATTCTGGCATGTTGGATTTTCAAGGCTCATTTTCACCTCTGATGGCAAACTCATTTGGTGTGATGGAAGAAACATCATGATCTATAAGAAAAAGTTTAGATTATAA